Part of the Flavobacteriales bacterium genome, TAGTGCTTTGGTTATTTCCGTAATACCCCCGGCGTAATCCGGTTTATACAGGCAATCCAGAAATGTTTTTTCAAGGTCGCTGCAGTTTACTTTATGGAAGTCGTCAATCCATTGTTTTTTGTAGCCAAAGAAACGCTTTTCGCTTAAGGTGATGAATTCAAACCGGACATTCCTTATTTGTTGCACTTTGGGCTTCACTTGCTCATGCGTAACCACTTGTTCTACCATGGATGGCTGTGTGATCAATCCGTGAATATTCAGGGCACTGTAGAACCCGATATAATATTCTTTAGGCTGCATCATGGCTTCCGCAGTCAAATGCCAGTTGGGAAAATATTGATCAGGGTGTTGCTCGTACGGCACGCGGTGATACAGGCCTTCTTTGATACGCATGATTACGCCTCTCTTGGTCATATCGCTGAGAAGTTTTCGTACCGTTGAGTTATCCCTGCCGGAAAGAATTTCTGATGCTTCTTTTAGGGTAAAGAATTCCTTTTGCCGGCTTATAAGTCCATCCAGAAGCTCCGATGATCTGTATGAGATACCCTTATTCATATACTAAATGTGAGCTATAATCTCACAATCATGATACAAATATAGGAATTATCCTGGGATTTTCCCCGTATATCGAAGGCCGGAACCATCCGACCGGAATGGGACTCGTGTTCCATGGCTTTGTGTTTGGTGAACGAATGAACGGATTCGTTGCACACTGTAACTCGGGGGAGGGGAAAAGGGAAGTGGGGATAAAAAATTGAAGAATGATTTTAGAAGGTTCGAATATCTTCAACCAATGCATTCTTTAGTTTTAGTAGTACACTGTCTATAGCAAGGTCAAAGTTGGATATTTTATCAATCTCCATTTCTCTAATTCTCAATTCTTTAAATAGTTCATTGACTTTCCTTAAATATTTTTTCTTTGGTCTTTGAAGACCATTTTGATGTGCGCCAACTTTATTTCTTAAAATGTGGATTAGTTGCAGTGCCTTTGATTTCTTCCTATTATTCTTTTCCAGGAGTTTGTACTCATCTAAGACTCCGTATATTCTTATGATGAAATTTGCATTATGCCAATAGTTCAATAATTTCGGATTATAAACATCTTTAAACTTTCCAAGTTTTCTCCAATTAACGGAAACATCAATAATCCTTTGAGTGTAAAAACCAGGGGAATCATAGGACATACTTACACCAAAGTCCTTATTGCTAAAAACAGCCCTCGTTAAAAGGAGACAATTCCAGTTAAACCCTATGGAATTAATGATTTTTTCGGTATCCATAAATGCACGATTTTCTATTCCAAACTAAGCTTGTGCACAGGCCATAGTTTTTCTATTAGTTTATAGTTATCCATCAGTATGAATTTTGCCCTGTCTATTTTGTCTTTAAGTT contains:
- a CDS encoding type IV toxin-antitoxin system AbiEi family antitoxin domain-containing protein is translated as MNKGISYRSSELLDGLISRQKEFFTLKEASEILSGRDNSTVRKLLSDMTKRGVIMRIKEGLYHRVPYEQHPDQYFPNWHLTAEAMMQPKEYYIGFYSALNIHGLITQPSMVEQVVTHEQVKPKVQQIRNVRFEFITLSEKRFFGYKKQWIDDFHKVNCSDLEKTFLDCLYKPDYAGGITEITKALYKSREKLQPVKFQDYLEKFNTQVVYKRLGFIIDALGLFPELQKFVAGKISSSYAPLDPSLDKYGNYNSRWGIIDNIDFKTVLGSIKT